One window of the Devosia sp. 2618 genome contains the following:
- the era gene encoding GTPase Era: MNTPIELADTSCGFIALVGAPNAGKSTLLNSLVGTKVSIVTHKAQTTRSQVRGVVTLDKAQLVFIDTPGIFAPKRRLDRAMVDSAWGGAGDADIVALIVDVDRGLTPELEKLIEGLENVNHPRILILNKIDTVKNEALLKLSEDINAKLRFEATFMISALKGYGVQDFMDWCVKHIPPGPWHFPEDHLTDLTMAITAAEITREKLFLRVHDEIPYNSTVETESFKIQKDGSYKIDQVIYLSRESHKKIVLGAGGQTIKAIGAESRKELMAMYEVPIHLFLFVKVREKWGDDPERYREMGLEYPQGKS, encoded by the coding sequence ATGAACACACCCATCGAACTGGCAGATACGTCCTGCGGCTTCATCGCCCTGGTTGGCGCGCCCAATGCCGGTAAATCGACGCTGCTCAATTCCCTCGTCGGCACCAAGGTGTCCATCGTCACACACAAGGCGCAGACCACCCGCAGCCAGGTGCGCGGCGTCGTCACGCTCGACAAGGCCCAACTGGTCTTCATCGATACGCCCGGCATTTTCGCGCCCAAGCGCCGTCTCGACCGCGCCATGGTCGATAGCGCCTGGGGCGGAGCAGGGGACGCCGATATCGTTGCCCTCATCGTTGATGTCGACCGCGGCCTGACGCCCGAGCTCGAAAAGCTTATCGAGGGCCTCGAAAACGTCAATCACCCGCGCATCCTGATCCTCAACAAGATCGACACGGTCAAAAACGAGGCGCTGCTCAAGCTCTCCGAAGACATCAACGCCAAGCTGCGTTTTGAAGCCACCTTCATGATTTCGGCCCTCAAGGGCTATGGTGTGCAGGACTTCATGGATTGGTGCGTCAAGCACATCCCGCCCGGTCCTTGGCACTTCCCCGAGGATCACCTCACCGATCTGACGATGGCCATCACCGCCGCCGAGATCACGCGCGAAAAGCTGTTTCTGCGCGTCCACGACGAGATTCCGTACAATTCCACGGTCGAAACCGAGTCGTTCAAGATCCAGAAGGATGGCTCCTACAAGATCGACCAGGTGATCTACCTCTCGCGTGAGAGCCACAAGAAGATCGTCCTGGGTGCTGGCGGCCAGACCATCAAGGCCATTGGCGCAGAATCCCGCAAGGAACTGATGGCCATGTACGAGGTGCCAATCCACCTCTTCCTGTTCGTCAAAGTCCGCGAAAAGTGGGGCGACGACCCAGAACGCTACCGCGAAATGGGCCTCGAATACCCACAGGGTAAGAGCTGA
- the acpS gene encoding holo-ACP synthase yields MIVGLGSDLCQIGRVEQTLAKYGDRFTNRCFTEIERRKSDRRAQRAASYAKRFAAKEACSKALGTGISWGVYWRDMGVVNLPSGKPTMHLTNGAAKALARLVPPGHVPHIHLTITDDAGLAQAFVIIEALPSPNAVDPAGATD; encoded by the coding sequence ATGATCGTCGGACTCGGAAGCGACCTCTGCCAGATCGGCCGCGTCGAACAGACACTGGCCAAATACGGTGATCGCTTCACCAATCGCTGCTTCACCGAAATCGAGCGCCGCAAGTCGGACCGTCGCGCCCAGCGCGCCGCTTCCTACGCCAAGCGCTTTGCCGCCAAGGAAGCCTGTTCTAAGGCATTGGGCACGGGTATCAGCTGGGGCGTGTATTGGCGCGACATGGGCGTGGTGAACCTGCCATCGGGCAAACCTACGATGCATTTGACCAATGGTGCGGCCAAAGCACTCGCGCGTCTTGTGCCTCCTGGCCATGTGCCCCACATTCACCTCACCATCACCGATGATGCCGGGCTGGCCCAGGCCTTCGTCATCATCGAAGCCTTGCCGTCGCCCAATGCCGTTGACCCGGCCGGTGCAACGGATTAA
- the lepB gene encoding signal peptidase I, whose translation MSQPAKSVKKSATSEWVETIVVVVEALLIAIVLRSFLYQPFSIPTASMQQTLMIGDYFVANKFVWGYGKHSFSLGRYGNFTALDFELPISNRIMGRDPNRGDIAVFRPVPQDVEYIKRIVGLPGDTIQVTEGRLYINGTIVPREELGKAQDTDSEGQTREVTVYRETFPEGTSHIIQEISDNAGLDNTSEYVVPAGHYFMMGDNRDRSADSRVLSQVGYVPAVNLIAKAEARFFSIKDNLPPWQLWQWPANVRWDRMFQGVDSNVPYDTTPAP comes from the coding sequence ATGAGCCAGCCCGCCAAGTCTGTCAAAAAGTCTGCGACCAGCGAATGGGTTGAAACCATTGTAGTGGTCGTCGAGGCGCTGCTGATCGCCATCGTGCTGCGCTCGTTCCTCTATCAGCCGTTCTCGATCCCGACAGCTTCGATGCAGCAGACGCTGATGATCGGCGACTATTTCGTCGCCAACAAGTTCGTCTGGGGCTACGGCAAGCACTCGTTCTCGCTCGGTCGCTACGGCAATTTCACCGCGCTCGACTTTGAGCTGCCAATCTCCAACCGCATCATGGGCCGCGATCCAAACCGTGGCGACATCGCCGTGTTCCGTCCCGTTCCGCAGGACGTTGAATACATCAAGCGCATCGTCGGCCTGCCGGGCGACACCATTCAGGTCACCGAAGGCCGCCTCTACATCAACGGCACCATCGTGCCGCGCGAAGAGCTGGGCAAGGCGCAGGATACCGATAGCGAAGGCCAGACCCGCGAAGTCACCGTCTATCGCGAGACTTTCCCCGAAGGCACCAGCCATATAATTCAGGAAATCTCCGATAACGCTGGCCTCGACAACACCTCTGAATATGTGGTCCCAGCCGGTCACTATTTCATGATGGGCGACAACCGCGACCGTTCCGCCGACAGCCGTGTGCTGAGCCAGGTGGGCTATGTGCCGGCGGTGAACCTCATCGCCAAGGCTGAAGCGCGCTTCTTCTCGATCAAGGACAATCTGCCACCGTGGCAGCTGTGGCAGTGGCCGGCCAATGTCCGGTGGGATCGCATGTTCCAGGGCGTCGATTCCAACGTGCCCTATGACACGACGCCCGCACCGTGA
- the recO gene encoding DNA repair protein RecO, with protein MEWTGEGLLIGARRHGESSVIAEVMVAGRGRHLGLVRGGRSRRLSPILQPGNTIQLTWRARLEDQLGMFTVELLQARAAELIEDRTRLYLSQLVCEHLRLLPERDPHDRLLGMGLRLIDGPPDGVALARFELAVLDDLGFGLDLTTCAVTGTTEDLTHVSPKSGRAVCRTAAAPYVDRLLPLPSFLTARGNASPHDIADALRLTAYFLQTHIWGPREIAPSPTRDLLTKILSEET; from the coding sequence ATGGAATGGACCGGTGAAGGCCTGTTGATCGGAGCGCGGCGGCACGGCGAGAGCAGTGTCATCGCCGAGGTCATGGTGGCCGGCCGTGGTCGCCATCTTGGCCTCGTCCGCGGCGGCCGTTCGCGCCGTCTGTCGCCCATTCTGCAGCCCGGCAACACCATCCAGCTCACCTGGCGTGCCCGTCTCGAAGACCAGCTTGGCATGTTTACCGTCGAGCTACTGCAGGCCCGCGCGGCCGAGCTGATCGAAGACCGCACCCGCCTCTATCTCAGCCAGCTCGTCTGCGAACACCTGCGCCTGCTGCCTGAACGCGATCCACACGACCGCCTGCTCGGCATGGGCCTCCGCCTCATCGACGGCCCGCCCGACGGCGTCGCTCTGGCCCGCTTTGAACTCGCCGTGCTCGACGATCTCGGCTTTGGCCTTGACCTCACCACCTGCGCCGTCACCGGCACGACGGAAGACCTGACTCACGTCTCCCCAAAATCGGGCCGCGCCGTCTGCCGCACCGCAGCCGCTCCCTATGTCGACCGCCTGCTGCCGCTTCCCAGCTTCCTCACCGCCCGCGGCAACGCCAGCCCCCACGACATCGCCGACGCCCTGCGCCTCACCGCCTATTTCCTCCAGACCCACATCTGGGGTCCCCGCGAAATCGCCCCCTCACCAACCCGCGACCTGCTGACCAAAATCCTCTCCGAAGAAACCTAG
- a CDS encoding endonuclease/exonuclease/phosphatase family protein has product MPVVFNSIRLCLVLGALGVATLAILALFGFAVPAFDLLNHAQLFLFAGTIFGVLIVALLMRRPLRDYALIYALVGFVASANIMVPEIVGALQQRPPAPASGSIKMMTHNLFGMNYDLEMVTDAILSEDPDIVVFQEYFGEQATDLHPIMLAHFPFFVHCRGGKRANLGLYSRIPFDRQDDGACPSDAYGTDRTGHILARFKTADGKSFSVMTTHMDWPLPVSRQQAQLNALSGVVDNIDGPLILAGDFNSTPWSYSLRDFVARNGFVRETMNLLTFPMKWHYFGAWRRAIPFLPLDQVMTRGGIVMHEIHTGKPTASDHLPVFFTFSVE; this is encoded by the coding sequence ATGCCTGTTGTCTTCAATTCTATCCGGCTCTGCCTTGTGCTCGGCGCGCTTGGCGTTGCAACACTGGCAATATTGGCCCTGTTTGGCTTTGCCGTTCCAGCCTTTGACCTGCTCAATCATGCGCAACTGTTCCTGTTTGCGGGCACGATCTTTGGCGTCCTGATCGTCGCGTTGCTGATGCGGCGTCCGTTGCGCGACTATGCACTGATCTACGCGCTGGTCGGGTTTGTGGCATCGGCCAATATCATGGTGCCGGAAATTGTCGGGGCGTTGCAGCAGCGGCCGCCTGCCCCGGCCAGTGGCAGTATCAAGATGATGACGCATAACCTGTTCGGCATGAACTATGACCTTGAGATGGTGACTGATGCGATCCTGTCCGAGGACCCCGACATCGTCGTGTTTCAGGAGTATTTCGGCGAGCAGGCGACGGACCTCCATCCCATCATGCTCGCCCATTTCCCGTTCTTCGTGCATTGCCGCGGCGGCAAGCGCGCCAATCTGGGACTTTACTCTCGCATTCCCTTTGACCGGCAGGACGATGGTGCCTGCCCCAGTGACGCCTATGGCACCGACCGAACGGGACATATCCTGGCGCGGTTCAAGACGGCGGACGGCAAGTCCTTTTCGGTGATGACGACCCATATGGACTGGCCCCTGCCCGTATCGCGGCAACAGGCACAGCTTAACGCGCTATCGGGCGTGGTGGATAACATTGACGGGCCGCTGATCCTGGCGGGGGATTTCAACTCGACGCCCTGGTCGTATTCGCTGCGGGACTTTGTGGCGCGGAATGGGTTCGTACGGGAGACGATGAACCTGCTGACCTTCCCGATGAAGTGGCACTATTTCGGCGCGTGGCGGCGGGCGATTCCGTTCCTGCCGCTGGATCAGGTGATGACCCGGGGCGGAATCGTGATGCACGAGATTCATACCGGGAAACCCACGGCGAGTGATCATCTGCCCGTGTTTTTTACGTTTTCGGTGGAGTGA
- a CDS encoding arginyltransferase, whose amino-acid sequence MTDHTPETTQLFLTAAMPCPYLPGKQERKLFTHLTGKRAASLHHLLSENGFRRSQNLIYRPACEGCNACQSVRIVANDFEASGRFRRVLRHNDDLSVEVRPTTATSEQYDLFKRYLESRHAGGGMNQMSFVDYEYMVEDTPVQSVLVEYRLRDHPDNTLVAVALTDVMPDGLSMVYSFYDPDLAPRSLGTYLILDHIDQVRSAGLNYVYLGYWVKDSPKMAYKALYRPLEVQKGPLGWCPLD is encoded by the coding sequence ATGACCGACCATACGCCAGAGACGACCCAGCTTTTTTTGACCGCGGCCATGCCGTGCCCGTACCTGCCGGGCAAGCAGGAGCGAAAGCTGTTTACCCATCTCACGGGCAAGCGCGCGGCAAGCCTGCATCATCTGTTGAGCGAGAACGGCTTTCGTCGCAGCCAGAATCTGATCTATCGACCGGCCTGCGAGGGCTGCAACGCCTGCCAGTCGGTGCGGATCGTCGCCAATGACTTCGAGGCCTCGGGCCGCTTCCGCCGGGTGCTGCGCCACAATGACGACCTGTCGGTTGAAGTGCGCCCGACGACGGCGACAAGCGAGCAATACGACCTGTTCAAACGCTATCTGGAATCGCGCCATGCCGGTGGCGGCATGAACCAGATGAGCTTCGTCGACTACGAATATATGGTCGAAGACACGCCAGTGCAGTCCGTGCTGGTCGAATATCGCCTGCGTGACCATCCCGACAATACACTGGTCGCCGTGGCGCTGACCGACGTGATGCCCGATGGGCTGTCGATGGTTTATTCGTTTTACGACCCCGATCTCGCCCCGCGAAGCCTGGGCACTTACCTCATCCTCGACCATATCGATCAGGTACGCTCCGCTGGGCTGAACTATGTCTATCTGGGCTATTGGGTGAAAGACTCCCCTAAAATGGCCTACAAGGCGCTTTATCGCCCGCTGGAAGTGCAAAAGGGTCCGCTCGGCTGGTGCCCGCTCGACTGA
- the hemB gene encoding porphobilinogen synthase produces the protein MTDAWQKHDMDFLGGRRLRRTRRTAWSRAMVRESVLTPADLIWPLFVIEGHNERTQIRTMPGVERLTIDLCVEAAKAARDAGIPALAIFPNTPDHLRSENGAEAYNPDNLMCRALSAIKSAVPEIGLIADVALDEYSSDGQDGLVRDGEILNDETISVMIRSALVQTKAGADIIAPSDMMDGRVAAIREALDSEGHDDTQIMAYAAKYASFYYGPFREAVGTGSRLRGDKRTYQMDYANSDEALREIAQDIDEGADSVMVKPGLPYLDIVRRAKDNFNIPIYAYQVSGEYAMIEMAAAAGAIDRKGAILESLYAFKRAGANGVLTYFALEVARDLGR, from the coding sequence ATGACCGACGCGTGGCAAAAGCACGATATGGATTTTCTGGGCGGCCGCAGGCTGCGCCGGACGCGCCGCACGGCGTGGAGCCGGGCCATGGTGCGCGAGAGCGTGCTGACGCCGGCCGATCTGATCTGGCCGCTGTTTGTCATCGAAGGCCACAACGAACGGACCCAGATTCGCACCATGCCGGGCGTTGAACGGTTGACGATCGATCTGTGCGTTGAAGCCGCCAAGGCGGCGCGCGATGCCGGCATCCCTGCCCTGGCCATCTTTCCCAATACGCCAGACCATCTGCGCAGTGAGAACGGCGCAGAGGCCTATAACCCGGACAATCTGATGTGCCGGGCGCTGTCGGCCATCAAGAGTGCCGTGCCCGAGATCGGGCTGATCGCCGACGTGGCGCTGGACGAGTATTCCAGCGACGGCCAGGACGGACTGGTGCGCGACGGCGAAATTCTCAACGACGAGACCATTTCGGTGATGATCCGTTCGGCACTGGTGCAGACCAAGGCCGGAGCAGACATTATTGCACCATCGGACATGATGGATGGTCGAGTGGCCGCGATCCGCGAAGCGCTCGACTCCGAAGGCCATGACGACACGCAGATCATGGCCTATGCGGCCAAGTATGCGTCGTTCTATTATGGACCGTTCCGCGAGGCGGTAGGTACCGGGAGCCGTTTGCGCGGCGACAAGCGGACCTATCAGATGGACTATGCCAATTCGGACGAAGCGCTGCGTGAGATCGCGCAGGACATCGACGAGGGTGCCGATAGCGTGATGGTCAAGCCTGGCCTGCCGTATCTGGACATCGTTCGGCGCGCCAAGGACAACTTCAACATCCCGATCTACGCCTATCAGGTGAGCGGCGAGTACGCGATGATCGAGATGGCGGCAGCGGCCGGCGCCATCGACCGCAAGGGAGCGATCCTTGAAAGCCTCTATGCGTTCAAGCGAGCGGGCGCCAATGGCGTGCTGACCTATTTTGCGCTCGAAGTCGCCCGGGACCTCGGACGCTAG
- a CDS encoding MarR family winged helix-turn-helix transcriptional regulator has translation MAIKSNAAEVMSPERPQSLKPLYLEAVSRVERLHRRLLDLIKDEFDRMGWDDINPVQALLMFNIGDAELTAGELRSRGYYLGSNVSYNLKKLVETGYIFQERSRSDRRSVRIKLTPKGEEVAEVIDELYDRHLKSIDKVGGLGDDEFDGLNKALARLERFWVDQILYKL, from the coding sequence ATGGCAATCAAATCTAACGCAGCCGAGGTTATGTCCCCGGAACGTCCCCAGAGCCTGAAGCCGCTTTATCTCGAAGCTGTTTCCCGCGTTGAGCGCCTGCACCGGCGCTTGCTCGACCTGATCAAGGACGAGTTTGACCGCATGGGCTGGGATGACATCAACCCAGTGCAGGCTCTGCTGATGTTCAACATTGGCGATGCCGAGCTGACCGCCGGTGAGCTCCGCTCGCGTGGCTACTATCTCGGCAGCAACGTCTCCTACAATCTCAAGAAGCTGGTCGAAACCGGCTACATCTTCCAGGAGCGTTCGCGTTCCGACCGCCGCTCGGTTCGCATCAAGCTGACCCCGAAGGGCGAGGAAGTCGCTGAAGTGATCGACGAACTCTATGATCGTCACCTCAAGTCCATCGATAAGGTCGGCGGCCTGGGCGACGACGAATTCGACGGCCTCAACAAGGCCCTGGCCCGCCTCGAGCGCTTCTGGGTCGATCAGATCCTCTACAAGCTCTAG
- the parC gene encoding DNA topoisomerase IV subunit A, whose product MSDSDTLPPADDQRVVDLKQALEERYLSYALSTITQRALPDARDGLKPVHRRIIHAMRLLKLDPGQGYKKSARIVGDVIGKFHPHGDQSIYDALVRMAQDFALRYPLVDGQGNFGNIDGDGAAAMRYTESRMTDVATRLLEGITESAIDFKDTYDGEDEEPIVLPSNFPNLLANGSTGIAVGMATSVPPHNVYELCEAALHLINVNPEASAQDLTQFVKGPDFPTGGLLVESASSIAHSYSTGRGSFRLRAKWEIEESARGVYLIVVTEIPYGIQKSRLVEKIAELLLAKKLPLLKDVRDESSDDIRLVLEPRARTVDAVILMEQLFKTTDLETRFPLNLNVLDRGTAPKVMSLPQALKAWLDHRKEVLVRRSQHRLEQIAHRLEVLAGYIIAYLNLDEVIRIIREEDDAKASLMATFELSDVQAEAILNMRLRSLRKLEEIELRKEHSDLTDEKGRLETLLASDKRQWGAISKEIEALKKAYPLTNPDGTPHFLGARRTILGAAPNADLAEVTEAFIEREPITVILSEKGWIRAPRGHAVEVNDEKGFKAGDRLKLSIKCETTDKLLMLTTGGKVYTLSGDKLPGGRGQGEPVRIIVDIEEGQDIVDIFVYKPGQKRIVASSSGYGFIVSEDDMVANTRKGKQILNVGAPDEANLLVPVAGDRVAVIGQNRKLLVFPLAQLAEMGRGKGVRLQRYKDGGISDLKTFYAADGLTWTDSSGRTYTKPMEELTDWIGDRATAGRQPPNGFPRNNKFVG is encoded by the coding sequence ATGTCCGATAGCGATACCCTCCCGCCTGCTGACGACCAGCGCGTTGTCGATCTCAAGCAGGCGCTTGAAGAGCGGTACCTCAGCTACGCCCTGTCCACCATCACCCAGCGTGCGCTCCCCGATGCGCGCGATGGCCTCAAGCCTGTGCACCGCCGCATCATCCATGCCATGCGCTTGCTCAAGCTCGATCCAGGTCAGGGTTACAAGAAGTCGGCCCGTATCGTCGGCGACGTGATCGGTAAGTTCCATCCTCACGGCGACCAGTCGATCTATGACGCGCTGGTGCGCATGGCGCAGGATTTTGCGCTGCGCTATCCGCTCGTCGACGGGCAGGGCAACTTTGGCAATATCGACGGCGATGGCGCCGCGGCCATGCGATACACCGAAAGCCGCATGACCGATGTGGCGACGCGGCTGCTCGAAGGCATCACTGAAAGTGCCATCGACTTCAAGGACACCTATGACGGCGAAGACGAAGAGCCCATCGTCCTGCCATCGAATTTTCCGAACCTTCTGGCCAACGGTTCCACCGGCATTGCCGTGGGCATGGCCACCTCGGTTCCACCGCACAATGTCTATGAGCTGTGCGAGGCCGCGCTCCATCTTATCAATGTCAATCCAGAGGCTTCCGCCCAGGACCTGACTCAATTTGTCAAAGGCCCGGACTTCCCGACGGGCGGCTTACTGGTCGAATCCGCCTCCTCGATTGCCCATTCCTATTCCACCGGTCGCGGCTCGTTCCGCCTGCGCGCCAAGTGGGAAATCGAGGAAAGCGCCCGCGGCGTCTACCTCATCGTCGTCACCGAAATTCCCTACGGCATCCAGAAGTCGCGGCTGGTCGAAAAGATCGCCGAGCTGTTGCTCGCCAAAAAGCTGCCGCTTCTCAAGGACGTGCGCGACGAAAGCTCGGACGACATTCGTCTCGTCCTCGAGCCACGCGCCCGCACCGTCGATGCCGTCATCCTGATGGAACAGCTGTTCAAGACTACCGATCTTGAAACGCGCTTCCCTCTGAACCTCAACGTGCTCGATCGCGGCACCGCGCCCAAGGTCATGAGCCTGCCACAGGCCCTCAAGGCGTGGCTGGATCATCGCAAGGAAGTGCTGGTTCGCCGTTCTCAGCACCGCCTCGAACAGATCGCGCACCGCCTCGAAGTGCTGGCCGGTTATATCATCGCCTACCTCAATCTCGATGAGGTGATCCGCATCATCCGCGAGGAAGATGACGCCAAGGCATCGTTGATGGCGACTTTCGAACTGTCCGATGTGCAGGCCGAGGCCATCCTCAACATGCGTCTGCGGTCTTTGCGCAAGCTCGAGGAAATCGAACTCCGCAAGGAACACTCCGACCTGACCGACGAGAAGGGCCGCCTTGAAACGCTGCTCGCCTCCGACAAGCGCCAGTGGGGCGCGATCAGCAAGGAAATCGAAGCCCTGAAAAAGGCGTACCCGCTGACCAATCCCGATGGCACGCCGCATTTCCTCGGCGCCCGCCGCACCATCCTCGGTGCCGCGCCTAATGCCGATCTGGCCGAAGTCACCGAGGCCTTCATCGAGCGCGAGCCGATCACCGTCATCCTGTCCGAAAAAGGCTGGATTCGCGCGCCGCGCGGCCATGCGGTCGAGGTCAATGATGAAAAGGGCTTCAAGGCCGGCGATCGCCTCAAGCTTTCGATCAAGTGCGAGACGACCGACAAGCTGCTTATGCTCACCACCGGCGGCAAGGTGTATACTTTGTCCGGAGACAAGCTGCCTGGCGGGCGCGGGCAGGGCGAACCGGTCCGCATCATTGTCGATATCGAAGAGGGCCAGGATATCGTCGATATCTTTGTGTATAAGCCCGGCCAAAAGCGCATCGTCGCGTCGTCGTCCGGTTACGGTTTCATCGTCTCCGAAGACGACATGGTCGCCAATACCCGCAAGGGCAAGCAGATCCTCAATGTCGGCGCGCCGGACGAAGCCAACCTGCTGGTCCCCGTTGCTGGCGACCGCGTCGCCGTCATCGGCCAAAACCGCAAGCTGCTGGTCTTCCCGCTGGCACAGCTGGCTGAAATGGGCCGCGGCAAGGGCGTTCGCCTGCAGCGCTACAAGGATGGCGGCATCTCGGACCTCAAGACCTTCTACGCCGCCGATGGCCTGACCTGGACCGACAGTTCCGGCCGCACCTACACCAAGCCAATGGAAGAGCTAACCGACTGGATCGGCGACCGCGCCACCGCCGGCCGCCAACCACCCAACGGCTTCCCGCGCAACAACAAGTTTGTGGGGTAG
- a CDS encoding RDD family protein, with protein MNQSRPTLPDPNTAPELFEGVLTRRVMAFLIDLVAMGVLIVAFSIIGLIAGFLTFGLAWLALFVVVPATIVLYYGATLGSHKRATIGMQLMDIVLTPTRGQPLDGWMAVVHAGVFWLTAWISLPVSLLFTLFTPRRQMLHDLVVGTLMVRRSPMVRHWRAQTARTSQAY; from the coding sequence ATGAACCAGAGCCGCCCTACTCTTCCCGATCCCAATACCGCCCCCGAGCTGTTCGAGGGCGTGCTGACGCGTCGCGTGATGGCCTTCCTGATCGACCTCGTGGCGATGGGTGTGCTGATCGTGGCATTTTCGATCATTGGGCTGATCGCCGGTTTCCTGACCTTTGGCTTGGCGTGGCTGGCGCTGTTTGTCGTCGTGCCGGCGACCATCGTGCTCTATTACGGTGCGACACTTGGCTCTCACAAACGCGCGACCATCGGCATGCAGCTGATGGATATCGTGCTGACGCCAACGCGCGGCCAGCCGCTTGATGGCTGGATGGCAGTGGTCCATGCCGGTGTATTTTGGCTGACAGCCTGGATTTCCCTGCCAGTTTCGCTGCTTTTCACGCTGTTTACGCCGCGTCGTCAGATGCTGCACGATCTGGTGGTGGGTACCTTGATGGTGCGCCGCTCGCCGATGGTTCGACATTGGCGCGCTCAGACGGCGCGGACGAGCCAAGCCTACTGA
- the rnc gene encoding ribonuclease III, translating to MSRAVRNHEKLQFRLGYKFADPDLLVRALTHSSAVSPAKRIERSYQRLEFLGDRVLGLVVADMLYRRYPKANEGELSRTLNTLVRKETCAVIARTLDLGSEMILGDSEARTGGAEKEAILGDVTEAVIGAIYCDGGPGKAYEFVERMFEEFLADGSANKADAKTTLQEWAQARGLEPPTYTQTERRGPDHAPEFTIAVSLGDFEPLSATGPSKKIAEHKAAELFLIAQNVWQKSDRLPS from the coding sequence GTGAGCCGTGCCGTCCGCAATCATGAAAAACTGCAGTTCCGGCTTGGATACAAATTTGCCGATCCGGATCTGCTCGTCCGCGCGCTGACCCATTCGAGCGCCGTCTCTCCGGCCAAGCGCATCGAACGCTCTTATCAGCGCCTCGAGTTTTTGGGCGACCGCGTGCTCGGCCTTGTCGTGGCGGACATGCTCTATCGCCGCTATCCCAAGGCCAACGAGGGCGAACTGAGCCGCACGCTCAACACGCTGGTCCGCAAGGAAACCTGCGCCGTCATCGCCCGCACGCTCGATCTGGGTTCGGAAATGATCCTCGGCGACAGCGAAGCCCGCACTGGTGGTGCCGAAAAGGAAGCCATTCTGGGCGACGTGACCGAAGCGGTCATCGGCGCCATTTATTGCGATGGCGGCCCCGGCAAAGCCTATGAGTTTGTCGAGCGCATGTTCGAGGAATTCCTTGCCGACGGTTCAGCCAACAAGGCCGACGCCAAGACCACCCTCCAGGAATGGGCCCAGGCCCGTGGCCTTGAACCGCCCACCTATACCCAAACCGAACGGCGCGGCCCCGACCACGCCCCTGAATTCACCATCGCCGTCTCATTGGGCGATTTCGAACCGCTGAGCGCCACCGGGCCTTCCAAGAAGATCGCCGAACACAAGGCCGCCGAGCTTTTCCTGATCGCGCAGAATGTCTGGCAGAAATCTGATAGGCTACCCTCATGA
- a CDS encoding Dabb family protein: MIRHCVFVKFRTDVTADQRTEIYAGLNALVGQIDGLLSADFGPNISPEGQNKGFNDGFIMDLADEAARDRYLIDPAHKAAGAKLVAALEGGRDGLMVFDLKAAD, from the coding sequence ATGATCCGCCACTGCGTCTTCGTAAAATTCCGCACGGACGTCACCGCTGACCAACGCACCGAAATCTATGCCGGGCTCAATGCCTTGGTCGGCCAGATTGACGGCCTGCTCTCCGCCGATTTCGGCCCCAACATTTCCCCCGAAGGCCAGAACAAAGGCTTCAACGACGGCTTCATCATGGACCTCGCCGACGAAGCCGCCCGCGACCGCTACCTGATCGACCCTGCCCACAAGGCCGCCGGCGCCAAACTGGTGGCTGCGCTCGAAGGCGGTCGCGACGGGTTGATGGTGTTTGATCTCAAAGCTGCAGACTAG